Genomic DNA from Spirochaetia bacterium 38H-sp:
ATTTTCTCTGGACAAACCTACAACATAAAACCCAAGCTGGACACAATAGACGGAGGGACATTTTCAGGAACAGTAGACCTAAGCGGCTCCAACATGGGTATAGCTAACCTCTCAGGCACAATGAGCATAAATCCTGATATTACAATAAACATAGATAGCTTCCAGACAATAATACCCCTGGAAGTCATAACAGGAATAAAACTACTTGGCATAGTACAGCTAAGCGGAGGCGCAGGAGCAGATATCGCAATAGGCAAAACAGACCTCAGTCTAAAAGATAACAGCACCATAACAGTATCGCCATCAATAGCCGGGACATCCCCCACTCCGTACAGCTACAACATTCCTGTTACACCGGGAAATATAGAAGTCAACTCTTCCACACAAAATACCGCACCAACACTGTTTATGCCCAAAATGATGCTAGATCTCATGCTTTCCATAGGGCCAATATACATGGATATACCCGCAACTCTATATTTCAACCAGGGAATGGGTGGAAATCTTGGAATAACAATTGGTATTTTATTATAGATTTTTTAAATAACAGTAAAAAGCGGACAAACAGTCCGCTTTTTTTTAATAAAACCATCAAAAAATTATAAAAATACAGTATACAAAAACTAAAAAAACACCTCTTATTATTGAATCCACAGTAAAAACCGTCATAAAACTTGAAAAAAACATTGATATATGCCATTGTAATAACAAATAAAAATACTATGGAGGAAAACCTCAAATGGTAATAATGACTCTCAATTGCGGAAGCTCTTCCGTAAAATACCAGATTTACGATTGGGACAATAAGACACGCCTTGCAAGCGGCGTAGTAGAAAGAGTAACACAAAAAGGCTCTGCAATAGAGCACGAAGCAAAAGGAAAACCGGAGTACAAAAAAGAACACGACTGCCCGGACCACAAAGAAGCAATAAAGCTCATAATGGAAGCAATCCTTGACCCAGAGTACGGTGCAATAAAAGACCCCTCAGAAATCAAGGCAGTAGGACACAGAGTGGTACATGGCGGAGAAAAATTTGCAAGCTCCGTTATAATAACAGACGAGGTCATTAAGGGATTCAAAGAAATAGCACACCTTGCCCCCCTGCACAACCCTGCAAACATACAGGGAATAGAAGCAGCCAAGGACATACTCCCAGATGTACCTCACTGTGCCATAATGGACACAGCATGGCACCAGACAATGCCAGCAAGCTCCTATATCTATGCACTCCCATATGAGTGGTACACCAAGTACGGAGTAAGAAGATACGGATTTCACGGAACATCTTTTCTTTACACATCTAGGAGAGCTGCAGTACTTCTTGGCAAAAAACCCTCCGAGGCAAACCTCATAATAGCCCACATAGGCAACGGAGCAAGCATCAATGCTGTAAAGAACGGCTGCTCATACGACACATCCATGGGGCTCACTCCCCTGGAAGGCCTTGTTATGGGAACAAGAAGCGGAGATATAGATCCGGCAATCCCCTTTTATATGATGAACCAGACAGGAATGAGCCCAGCAGAAATGGAAACAGCTCTTAACAAAAAAAGCGGAGTACTTGGAATCACAAGCAAGTGGGTTGACAGAAGAGATGTGGAAATAGCAGCAGAAAAAGGTGACCAACAAGCAATCCTTTGCCAAAAAATAGAAGCGTACAGAATAAGAAAATATGTGGGAGCCTATATGGCAGCATTAGGCAGAGTGGATGCAATAGTATTTACGGCAGGAGTAGGAGAAAAGGGACCCATAACAAGACAAATGGCTCTAGAAGGATTGGAAAACCTTGGGATAAAGCTAGATCCAGAGAGAAACAAAGCATCCATGACAAGAAATGCGGAGACTATAATCTCCACAGATGATTCACCTGTAAAAGTATTTGTAATACCAACTGATGAAGAAATGGTTATGACAGAAGACACTTATGCCCTTCTTAACAACACATATGATGTTCACACCAATTTTACATATTCCTTTGAGTCGCCTGACTATGTAAACAAAGACAGACTGGAAAAACTTCCAAAAGATCTCAAAAAGTGGCAGGGACTGGACAAGATAATTCTCAACAAAAAATAAATATCCAACAAACAAGCGGGCTGCCTCTCTGGCAGCCCTGATTTATATAGACCAAGTAAAAAACTCAAATAAACTATTCTATCAAAGTTGCTTTTGCTACCTTATCCCTCATATCCTTTCCTGCAAGAAGCCTTATAAGCTCCAGAGCAAACGCATCTGCCGTACCTACACCTCTGCTGGTTACAATGTTTCCATCAATAACAACAGGCTCTGTAACAAAAATACCATCGGTAACATCCTTTTCATTTCCCGGATAACAGGTAAACCTCTTGCCCTTGAGAACCCCTGCTTTACCCAGCACAACAGCAGGAGATGCACATATAGCAGCAACAATCTTATCCTGTGCAATACAGGCTTTTATCCATGCAGTGACATCAGAAGAAGCAGCAAGATTGCTCGCTCCTGGCATACCCCCGGGCAAAATAAGCGCATCCGCATCACCTGGTACAAGATCCGCAAGAAGCGCATCCGCAACAAGCCTAAGACCTCTGGAAGAAACAATCTCCCAACCTGTAACACCTGCGACAGTAACAGAAACTCCGGCTCGTCTTAACAAATCTATAGGCATAACTGCCTCTACATCTTCAAAACCCTCGGCAAGACATATAACAGCTTTTTTCATACTTGGCCTCCCTCATTGTAATATAAAAATAATAAAATATAATAGACAAACAGACAAGGCAAAAAAAAAAGCCCTGCCAACGCAGGACTTACGGGAATACAAAATAATTATGCAGTGGCAGCAGCAAGCTCTTCCTGTTTTTTGCCTCTGTTAATAGAGGTATTGCACTGCTTGCAAATAGCAAGCTTCTTATCGTTGGCAGAAACCTCATAAAGCAATTTTACACCACTGCGCTTACAGATAGGGCAAGTACCTCTACCCTTCTTAGGCTGATCCAGAATTCCCTTACCTCTATGAGCCTTAGACATCTATATTTCTCCTTAGATAAACCTTAAAATTAAGTTTATACTGTTAAACAAGTGACAGTCAAGACCTCTTCACAAGCTCCTGACGCAAGAGACAAAAACACACAATACCAAACATCAGCCCAGCCCCATGAGGCAAAATACAAGAAAGGCACAGTCCATCCTATCTTAGGTATTGCAGAGCACAATATTTATTAGTCACAGCTTATTCTTAAAACAAGAGGTAGATGATCAGAAAAGCCTTCTCCGCTATGATAGTCACGCTTGAGAGGCTTACCATCTATGAGCAAACCTGATGTTATTCTTGTCATAGATATTGCGTCATAACCATTTCCATCGAAAAGTGTTCCAGAAATGAAAAAAGAATCTATCTTTTCCCATCTGCCATTATAAAAATATGAGCCATCGTCAACAGAAAAAAGCTCCCACCCAGATAAAAAATCATAACCCGACAAAGAATCCAAAAAAGCTTCTACCTTATCCTCTCTTTCGTTAAAATCTCCTGCAACAATGATATTGGCATCAGCCTTAAGCATAAGTTCTCTTACTCTTCCTGCAACAAGCCTTAGCTGGAATTCCCTTGCGGGAGCAGTTTTTTCTTCTCCGCCCAATTTGGACTTGAGATGCACAGCAAACACAAAAAACTTCTCACTCCCGTGAGAGAACGAAAACTCCACGACAGGCCTAAGATAGGGAAAATCCTCCCTGTAAAAAGCGTGTACTCTTACATAAGACAAAGGAATACGCGACAGAACTCCTACATTTGTTGCAGACTTGCCCTTGGGACAGAAGATATAGTCATATCCCATATCCGCCAAAAAAGTATCCCTCATACGCTCAAGAACAGAAATGTTTTCCACCTCCTGGAGAAGAAGTATATCTGCATCAAGCCTTTTTATAACAGAA
This window encodes:
- a CDS encoding endonuclease/exonuclease/phosphatase family protein, with product MKRFVFIICICTSVLYADEFTLATYNVQNLFDAIHDGTEYGEFLPSEIWTESLCDKNIASIASVIKRLDADILLLQEVENISVLERMRDTFLADMGYDYIFCPKGKSATNVGVLSRIPLSYVRVHAFYREDFPYLRPVVEFSFSHGSEKFFVFAVHLKSKLGGEEKTAPAREFQLRLVAGRVRELMLKADANIIVAGDFNEREDKVEAFLDSLSGYDFLSGWELFSVDDGSYFYNGRWEKIDSFFISGTLFDGNGYDAISMTRITSGLLIDGKPLKRDYHSGEGFSDHLPLVLRISCD
- a CDS encoding acetate kinase yields the protein MVIMTLNCGSSSVKYQIYDWDNKTRLASGVVERVTQKGSAIEHEAKGKPEYKKEHDCPDHKEAIKLIMEAILDPEYGAIKDPSEIKAVGHRVVHGGEKFASSVIITDEVIKGFKEIAHLAPLHNPANIQGIEAAKDILPDVPHCAIMDTAWHQTMPASSYIYALPYEWYTKYGVRRYGFHGTSFLYTSRRAAVLLGKKPSEANLIIAHIGNGASINAVKNGCSYDTSMGLTPLEGLVMGTRSGDIDPAIPFYMMNQTGMSPAEMETALNKKSGVLGITSKWVDRRDVEIAAEKGDQQAILCQKIEAYRIRKYVGAYMAALGRVDAIVFTAGVGEKGPITRQMALEGLENLGIKLDPERNKASMTRNAETIISTDDSPVKVFVIPTDEEMVMTEDTYALLNNTYDVHTNFTYSFESPDYVNKDRLEKLPKDLKKWQGLDKIILNKK
- a CDS encoding DJ-1 family glyoxalase III; protein product: MKKAVICLAEGFEDVEAVMPIDLLRRAGVSVTVAGVTGWEIVSSRGLRLVADALLADLVPGDADALILPGGMPGASNLAASSDVTAWIKACIAQDKIVAAICASPAVVLGKAGVLKGKRFTCYPGNEKDVTDGIFVTEPVVIDGNIVTSRGVGTADAFALELIRLLAGKDMRDKVAKATLIE